In Synechococcus sp. KORDI-100, a single window of DNA contains:
- a CDS encoding dicarboxylate/amino acid:cation symporter encodes MTILPFSFKKIALNWQGFRSSLRKLRSVKAFVFFILPVALVLGLFLPDAADTLNSFGLTLIQLISFPAIPLVLTAVVVSTYSIFSLSDSAEQEFKFTRRLFLSLLALILFISVFALLLSLYQKPGELSPEGRLSIGTYMLDVTDIRLTLSSAASDAVDPFEWAKKILPNNIVGDASRGQTLKVISGSVLLGWGLSLLPRDKSAPLLTIIRGIYDVSVKVLDELLLIAPLVVICLIAGAFSTINSEIIVSLLTLTICMLLASLASLGISRLIVKRFTTSAERATSEVNPADSVFLLGLSTGSSLACYPTIMRAMEKMGRNCSHTEAAASLSLLISRMGNIIYNIIAIVFALNLFEVKFSPAILLQILVLGIVTGISAAGLNGVAVVPTIGLALTSFQLPIPPILVLLLAVDPILTLPRAATTGVLAMAVTVISSDRDPEHTCNQQSYESLVEV; translated from the coding sequence ATGACGATTCTTCCCTTCAGCTTCAAAAAGATTGCGCTTAACTGGCAAGGTTTTCGAAGTTCGCTTCGGAAGCTTCGTTCGGTCAAAGCTTTTGTTTTCTTCATTCTGCCGGTCGCTCTTGTTCTTGGTTTATTTCTTCCAGATGCAGCGGATACGCTCAATTCATTTGGATTGACACTGATTCAGCTGATTTCTTTTCCTGCAATACCACTTGTCCTGACGGCCGTCGTCGTATCAACCTATTCAATTTTTTCTCTGTCTGATTCAGCTGAGCAGGAATTTAAGTTCACGCGTCGGCTCTTTTTATCACTTCTCGCATTAATACTCTTCATTTCTGTCTTTGCTCTTCTGCTGTCTCTTTATCAAAAGCCTGGGGAATTATCTCCGGAAGGAAGACTCTCGATTGGCACATATATGCTTGACGTCACCGATATCAGGTTGACCTTGTCTTCAGCAGCTTCAGACGCTGTAGATCCTTTTGAGTGGGCGAAAAAAATTCTGCCAAATAACATTGTGGGCGATGCATCCCGTGGACAGACTCTCAAGGTGATAAGTGGATCGGTCCTGCTTGGCTGGGGTTTATCACTTTTGCCCAGAGATAAATCAGCTCCACTGCTCACCATCATCAGGGGAATCTACGACGTTTCGGTGAAGGTTCTAGATGAACTCTTGTTGATTGCACCGCTTGTTGTTATTTGTTTGATCGCAGGTGCATTTTCCACCATTAATTCAGAGATCATTGTGTCTCTGTTGACTTTAACGATTTGTATGCTTCTTGCGTCCTTGGCGTCCCTTGGCATCAGTCGTTTGATTGTCAAACGCTTTACGACATCGGCAGAGCGAGCAACCTCGGAGGTCAACCCTGCAGATTCAGTTTTCCTGCTCGGGCTCTCCACAGGCAGCAGCCTGGCTTGTTATCCAACCATCATGCGCGCGATGGAAAAGATGGGGCGTAATTGTTCTCACACTGAAGCGGCCGCATCATTGAGCCTTCTGATTTCAAGAATGGGGAATATCATTTACAACATTATTGCTATTGTATTTGCACTGAATCTTTTTGAAGTCAAATTTTCCCCAGCCATTCTTCTGCAGATTCTTGTTCTTGGAATCGTGACTGGTATTTCCGCTGCTGGTTTGAACGGGGTGGCTGTTGTCCCAACCATCGGTTTGGCCCTGACAAGTTTTCAGTTGCCCATTCCGCCCATTCTCGTTCTCTTGCTTGCCGTTGATCCGATTTTGACACTTCCTCGAGCTGCAACGACTGGCGTTCTTGCCATGGCCGTGACGGTGATCTCATCTGACCGCGACCCGGAACATACCTGCAATCAACAGTCCTATGAATCGCTGGTTGAGGTCTGA
- the ruvA gene encoding Holliday junction branch migration protein RuvA — protein MIGWMRGRPMESWTQGNRSGILLACGDVGYEVQVITRHLQHLGAGSSVELWIHQVQREDATNLYGFVNRIERDLFRQLIGVNGVGPQAGMALLQECTSHELIEAIRGGDLRRLCRAQGIGKRTAERLAVELRTSVEGMEEVDVKPSLVDGGDNRMTSTVMKELEETLLTLGYEDLEIRRAVKALSEGLNPPDDQDNEGWIKACLQWLNKP, from the coding sequence ATGATCGGATGGATGCGAGGACGTCCCATGGAGAGCTGGACCCAGGGGAACCGCAGCGGGATTCTGCTCGCCTGTGGCGACGTTGGCTATGAGGTGCAGGTCATCACACGTCATCTGCAACACCTGGGAGCTGGCTCCAGTGTGGAACTCTGGATCCATCAGGTGCAACGCGAAGATGCAACAAATCTGTATGGATTCGTCAATCGAATTGAACGAGATTTGTTTCGCCAATTGATTGGTGTCAACGGAGTGGGGCCCCAGGCGGGCATGGCCCTCCTGCAGGAGTGCACAAGCCATGAACTGATTGAAGCGATTCGTGGTGGTGATCTCCGCAGACTTTGTCGTGCTCAGGGAATCGGCAAACGGACCGCAGAGCGGCTGGCGGTGGAATTGCGAACAAGCGTTGAAGGGATGGAAGAGGTTGACGTGAAGCCTTCACTGGTGGATGGCGGAGACAACCGAATGACGTCAACGGTGATGAAGGAACTCGAAGAAACGCTGCTCACCCTCGGCTACGAGGATCTAGAAATCCGACGGGCGGTGAAAGCATTGAGCGAAGGGCTCAACCCACCGGACGACCAAGACAATGAAGGTTGGATCAAAGCCTGCCTGCAGTGGCTCAACAAGCCGTGA
- a CDS encoding cation:proton antiporter subunit C, whose product MQVGLILSIPLVALLIVGCFGILNSKSIISSLFSLDVIDTATISIFVLIAAYSGSQTPIISDGPRYANYSDPYPQAIILTAIVIGFATQALLCAIALRLSRSTPLLRYKDLEK is encoded by the coding sequence ATGCAAGTCGGTCTAATTCTTTCAATTCCGCTAGTTGCCTTGCTGATTGTTGGTTGTTTTGGGATCCTCAACTCAAAATCTATTATTAGTTCTCTCTTTTCCCTCGACGTTATTGATACTGCCACAATCAGTATTTTTGTTCTGATCGCAGCTTATTCCGGCTCCCAGACACCAATTATCTCAGACGGGCCTCGCTACGCCAACTATTCAGATCCTTACCCTCAGGCCATTATCCTCACGGCAATTGTGATTGGATTTGCGACTCAAGCGTTGCTTTGTGCGATTGCACTGCGGCTGAGCCGTTCGACACCCCTGTTGCGATACAAAGATTTAGAGAAATGA
- a CDS encoding DMT family transporter: MTDASGQETAHGVRSLILSSLAFSLMTVCVKQLDGRLPVPEIVMSRALISIGLTALGLVRAGISPWGTHLGWLLARGICGSLALLFFFEAITTLPLASATVLQYTYPTFTAIAAALVLGEQLRRSIAVAVLLGWIGITLVAQPEWLSGGIEELPATAVLIALGGALFTALAYVCVRHLSSREHPLVIILYFPILSLPLTLPMVIRDGVMPQGVEWLWLLCVGVLTQLGQIWVTHGLSLMPAAQATSINYIQVVFAALWGYLWFSEGLTSWVVIGGVMVLASTLVSLQARNPS; encoded by the coding sequence GTGACTGATGCGTCCGGACAAGAAACAGCTCATGGGGTTCGATCCCTGATTCTCAGTTCCCTGGCGTTCAGCCTGATGACTGTTTGCGTCAAGCAGCTGGACGGTCGCCTGCCAGTGCCGGAAATCGTGATGAGCCGAGCGCTCATCAGCATTGGCCTGACCGCCCTTGGCCTGGTTCGAGCCGGTATCTCTCCCTGGGGAACCCATCTGGGCTGGTTGCTGGCCAGAGGCATCTGCGGAAGTCTCGCGCTGCTCTTCTTTTTCGAGGCCATCACAACCCTGCCACTGGCATCGGCAACGGTTCTTCAGTACACCTACCCAACGTTTACGGCTATCGCAGCCGCCCTTGTGCTGGGAGAACAGCTGCGACGGAGCATTGCCGTTGCCGTTCTGCTCGGTTGGATCGGAATCACGCTTGTGGCCCAGCCTGAGTGGTTGAGCGGTGGCATCGAAGAGCTTCCCGCAACGGCTGTTCTGATCGCTCTGGGGGGAGCCCTGTTCACAGCCTTGGCTTACGTCTGCGTCCGTCACCTTTCCAGCCGCGAACATCCCCTGGTGATCATTTTGTATTTCCCGATCCTGTCGCTCCCGCTCACCTTGCCGATGGTGATTCGCGATGGTGTGATGCCGCAGGGAGTGGAGTGGCTCTGGCTGCTGTGCGTCGGTGTGCTGACTCAGCTCGGACAGATCTGGGTCACCCACGGACTGAGCTTGATGCCTGCGGCACAGGCCACATCGATCAATTACATCCAGGTGGTGTTTGCCGCTCTCTGGGGATATCTCTGGTTTTCAGAGGGACTCACGTCATGGGTCGTGATCGGCGGAGTCATGGTGTTGGCCTCCACGCTGGTCAGTCTTCAGGCGCGCAATCCAAGCTGA
- a CDS encoding potassium channel family protein: MGGFSGANYNYIVYLAIALLLFAIALSTEVGLQPIVYNLYIPYTYELIEVFFIADYIGKVANTWSLYGYKPIYLLTSILKIRAVIDLSTLLLLITDFLPNSSLPVISLYLTKVLILFYFSDLRDIILRVRYIVFSQPAKTFFPLTLLAIVTYSLAVVMYLVEGKVDPEHFGSILKSLWFSFVSATTIGYGDVTPVSFLGRILTSTFALFGIVCIAILTANIIDLNARYDEQSSGQ, translated from the coding sequence TTGGGTGGTTTTTCTGGTGCTAACTATAACTACATTGTCTATCTTGCTATTGCATTATTGCTATTTGCAATTGCTCTCTCGACGGAAGTTGGACTTCAGCCGATTGTTTATAACCTTTACATCCCTTATACCTATGAGTTGATCGAAGTGTTTTTTATTGCTGACTATATTGGAAAAGTTGCCAATACATGGTCGCTCTATGGCTATAAGCCGATTTATTTGTTGACCTCTATCCTGAAAATTAGAGCAGTCATTGATCTGTCGACATTATTGCTTTTGATTACTGACTTTTTGCCAAATTCTTCGTTGCCAGTGATTTCATTATATCTAACAAAGGTCTTGATTCTATTTTATTTTTCAGATCTGAGGGATATCATTCTAAGAGTTAGATACATTGTATTCAGTCAACCGGCTAAGACATTTTTTCCACTGACATTGCTGGCAATTGTTACCTATTCACTTGCTGTTGTCATGTATCTTGTCGAAGGAAAAGTTGATCCAGAGCATTTTGGGTCAATATTGAAGTCTCTTTGGTTTTCATTTGTAAGCGCGACAACCATTGGCTATGGAGACGTAACACCAGTTTCATTTCTTGGCCGCATCTTAACCTCAACATTTGCGCTTTTTGGTATTGTTTGCATTGCGATATTGACAGCCAATATTATTGACCTTAATGCAAGGTATGATGAACAATCTTCAGGCCAATAG
- a CDS encoding hydrogenase subunit MbhD domain-containing protein, which translates to MPTRTLFLLPVELVLPILGILLIRTQSPIRGLIYRSFLGSLAALIYAIFGAPDVALTEVLVGTLLSSILYIITIRACYSAVIVVSDEVEVPQAMMEHLKSMFSELRMNIVLQPTKLSHSKEDYDNLFTLKTLAGSPHAILDGNELCIESPILLEELMETDYYTANPFLDMMYCPECQLGLTSERPS; encoded by the coding sequence ATGCCTACCCGTACTCTTTTTCTCCTGCCTGTCGAGCTTGTCCTTCCGATTCTTGGAATCCTGCTGATTCGCACGCAATCTCCTATTCGTGGCCTCATTTACAGGTCTTTTCTTGGATCCCTTGCAGCTCTTATTTATGCAATTTTTGGAGCCCCTGATGTAGCGCTTACAGAGGTTCTAGTTGGGACGTTGTTGTCGTCTATCCTGTACATTATTACAATTCGTGCTTGCTACAGCGCTGTAATCGTCGTTTCTGATGAAGTCGAAGTGCCTCAGGCGATGATGGAGCACTTAAAATCGATGTTTAGTGAGTTGCGAATGAATATCGTATTGCAACCGACTAAACTTTCCCATAGCAAAGAAGATTATGACAATCTTTTCACTCTCAAGACACTTGCAGGATCACCGCATGCCATCTTAGATGGAAATGAACTTTGCATTGAATCACCGATACTTTTGGAAGAGCTAATGGAAACTGATTATTACACAGCCAATCCTTTTTTAGACATGATGTACTGCCCTGAATGCCAACTCGGTTTGACCTCAGAAAGACCCTCATGA
- a CDS encoding VOC family protein encodes MTFNFHPTISTGLLIHVAIPSYELDQSLTFYRDVLGATPFRVMDDRITFGLHNLQLVCHLTSPDDTQPSSSFYPRHFGITFVSSTDYHHFYESVVAHHGCFVYSELTSRFSGRPDEHMTFILKDPSGNFVEFKHYAQANSSF; translated from the coding sequence ATGACGTTCAATTTTCATCCAACGATATCGACGGGTCTTTTGATCCATGTAGCGATCCCGTCCTATGAGCTTGATCAAAGTTTGACCTTCTATCGCGATGTGTTGGGTGCCACTCCTTTTCGTGTCATGGACGACCGAATCACCTTTGGACTTCACAATCTTCAGCTCGTGTGTCATCTAACCAGTCCAGATGACACGCAGCCGAGTAGCAGCTTTTACCCTCGTCACTTTGGAATCACGTTTGTTAGCAGCACTGATTATCACCATTTTTATGAGTCTGTGGTTGCTCACCACGGCTGCTTCGTTTATTCTGAACTCACGTCACGCTTTTCCGGTCGACCCGATGAACATATGACTTTTATTTTAAAAGATCCATCCGGAAACTTTGTTGAATTCAAGCATTACGCACAAGCTAATTCGTCTTTTTAA
- a CDS encoding MnhB domain-containing protein has translation MKQIKFTTDFFKSSFYLLAISFVFISGLLIIPESTQRNTNAIVDYLVRTADIPNSVTAVILGSRLFDTIGEVIVFTIAGLGVKILLHSEDAETRLIGVQDPVIINLLDFVALLIGFLAFELAIRGHLSPGGGFAAGVAGATSISLLMVSGRLQRIEDFYSRYNAAVVEKFAVVVFILIAMTSFTSVIIPESPFSFVPQNIYIPVLNVVAGLKVTIGAWSVIRLFITKRGII, from the coding sequence ATGAAACAAATAAAATTCACTACAGACTTTTTCAAGTCGTCGTTTTATCTGCTGGCGATTTCCTTTGTATTTATCAGTGGTTTGTTGATCATTCCAGAATCCACTCAAAGAAATACAAACGCTATCGTCGATTACCTGGTCAGAACAGCCGACATTCCCAACTCAGTCACTGCTGTCATCCTTGGATCACGTCTTTTCGATACCATCGGCGAGGTGATTGTTTTTACGATTGCTGGGCTTGGCGTTAAAATACTTCTTCACTCCGAGGATGCTGAAACGCGATTGATCGGCGTTCAGGATCCAGTGATTATCAATTTATTGGATTTTGTTGCCCTTCTTATCGGCTTTTTGGCCTTCGAACTCGCAATCCGTGGGCACCTAAGCCCCGGTGGAGGCTTTGCAGCTGGAGTCGCCGGGGCCACATCCATTAGTTTGTTAATGGTTAGCGGACGTCTCCAGCGGATCGAGGATTTCTACAGTCGATACAACGCAGCAGTCGTTGAAAAGTTTGCCGTTGTCGTTTTTATTTTGATTGCAATGACGAGTTTTACATCTGTCATCATTCCTGAGAGTCCATTTTCCTTTGTTCCACAGAATATCTATATTCCTGTTCTTAATGTTGTTGCTGGTTTAAAGGTTACGATTGGTGCCTGGTCAGTGATTCGATTATTTATCACAAAACGCGGGATTATTTAG
- the rpsO gene encoding 30S ribosomal protein S15, giving the protein MSLDTSEKQQLINSHQTHGTDTGSPEVQVAMLTERISRLSSHLQKNNHDFSSRQGLLKMIGRRKRLLSYMRGKSEQRYSDLISKLGIRG; this is encoded by the coding sequence ATGTCGCTTGACACGAGCGAAAAGCAGCAACTGATCAACTCACACCAGACCCACGGGACAGACACCGGGTCCCCCGAGGTTCAGGTGGCGATGCTCACGGAACGCATCAGTCGATTGAGCAGCCACCTGCAGAAGAACAACCACGACTTTTCGTCCAGACAAGGACTGCTCAAGATGATTGGTCGCCGAAAGCGGCTCCTGAGCTACATGCGTGGCAAAAGCGAGCAGCGCTACTCAGATCTGATCAGCAAACTTGGCATTCGCGGTTAA
- a CDS encoding proton-conducting transporter membrane subunit yields the protein MPATVGFLGCVFHRIFFPICLAYLVGLSAFSIAGIFNAWEASYTLMWIGGIQFSFDQFTYPLLFGTSFSLFTSLLLFRKQLSHYFYQISFVLLTALTVAFSAVDLISIYIALELTGFCAFLLIADRNDNKSLFLSFQYLIGGGLAMLIYLIGVIGAFQFSATFLIRDLSYATPIALCLIIAGLMTKAGIFICGLWVPNIYSHASPQSSAILAGCVTCAGIAPIARMSGDLVPIANSMVVIGVLSAVVAALYAVFERDDGRALGWSSVSQLGLAILSPTYACIYAMQHGVCKALLFSTLTPEDPPAHHEQSNHHSADQETPSNVSTFQNYASLIVFVTASLSVMAFPLTSGFITKSLLKGDIPTNAKIIVSTSTLLTTTVYVRLIWSRIQVFLGFRREIMAKKYHNKTSSFYTNQIFLIISSIAIISFSITDRSVLTYDNIVNALTATGLGIILYASVVGLQTVKIVKPVTRTLDLVGAPFVVAALLLANLLYFKI from the coding sequence TTGCCTGCAACAGTAGGCTTTCTCGGCTGCGTTTTTCATCGTATTTTTTTTCCGATTTGCCTTGCTTATTTAGTCGGTCTGTCCGCCTTTTCTATCGCTGGAATATTTAATGCATGGGAGGCAAGTTATACCTTGATGTGGATTGGGGGAATACAATTTAGCTTTGACCAATTCACCTATCCCCTTCTTTTTGGAACAAGCTTTTCATTGTTTACATCTTTATTGTTGTTCAGAAAGCAACTAAGTCATTACTTTTACCAAATCTCGTTTGTACTTCTAACCGCCTTGACGGTTGCCTTCTCAGCCGTCGATCTGATCAGTATTTACATTGCACTTGAACTAACAGGATTCTGTGCATTTTTGCTGATTGCGGATCGGAATGATAATAAATCTCTCTTTTTGTCGTTCCAGTATTTAATTGGCGGCGGCTTGGCAATGTTGATCTATTTAATTGGTGTCATTGGCGCGTTTCAATTTTCGGCAACGTTCCTGATTCGAGATCTCTCGTATGCAACACCTATCGCCTTATGCTTGATCATTGCAGGATTAATGACGAAGGCTGGCATTTTTATCTGTGGCTTGTGGGTCCCAAATATTTATTCGCACGCCTCACCGCAATCCTCTGCCATCCTTGCTGGTTGCGTCACTTGTGCAGGAATTGCACCAATCGCCAGAATGAGTGGAGACCTGGTGCCGATCGCCAATTCAATGGTTGTTATCGGTGTTTTAAGTGCTGTTGTTGCAGCTCTCTACGCCGTTTTTGAACGAGATGATGGACGTGCCCTTGGTTGGAGTTCTGTTTCGCAGCTGGGTTTGGCCATTTTGTCTCCAACCTATGCCTGCATCTATGCGATGCAGCATGGTGTTTGCAAGGCTCTTTTGTTTTCGACGTTAACTCCCGAGGATCCACCTGCACATCATGAACAATCAAATCATCACTCGGCAGACCAGGAAACTCCATCAAACGTTTCAACTTTCCAGAATTATGCATCATTAATTGTTTTCGTAACGGCAAGCCTTTCAGTGATGGCATTTCCGTTGACTTCTGGTTTCATCACAAAAAGCTTGCTCAAAGGCGATATTCCAACAAATGCGAAAATCATTGTTTCAACATCCACGTTGCTAACAACGACTGTCTACGTCCGCTTGATCTGGTCAAGGATTCAAGTGTTCCTTGGATTTAGACGAGAAATCATGGCCAAGAAATATCACAATAAAACCTCCTCGTTTTATACAAATCAAATCTTCTTGATCATTTCCTCGATTGCCATTATTTCGTTCAGCATCACTGACCGATCAGTATTAACCTACGACAATATTGTTAACGCTTTGACGGCGACGGGTTTAGGAATTATCCTCTATGCATCAGTTGTTGGATTACAGACTGTCAAAATTGTCAAGCCAGTCACTCGAACTCTTGATCTGGTTGGAGCTCCATTTGTTGTGGCGGCATTGTTACTTGCCAATCTTCTCTACTTCAAAATTTAA
- a CDS encoding ABC transporter substrate-binding protein has translation MAFAAEIKYIDKILERGYLKIGLPPYTTPPFYFNEDNGDLAGYDVEIVKNFADFLGVDVQFDRDSKSFNDLVRRSGANDFDMAIGKLGTTYKRMSDAHPHEYMNFRHAILANRKAIANLQGNTPDSQFARVLLDSNISLGFIGRSAYDTYANSLFPNANKIGYDDWTKCKEALFAGEVDGIYRDATEIKKIVYQEPTLSLDFVPVLFEDIVDQKSIYLSTEADIDMASILNYYLAKEVTIKDDTEIIEEFPEFYKPNKELSTQSS, from the coding sequence ATGGCGTTTGCGGCAGAAATCAAATATATTGACAAAATTCTAGAGCGTGGATATTTAAAAATTGGGCTACCACCCTATACAACACCTCCTTTTTACTTCAATGAAGACAACGGTGACCTAGCAGGTTATGATGTTGAAATTGTTAAAAACTTTGCCGATTTTCTTGGAGTTGATGTTCAGTTTGATCGCGACTCCAAGAGTTTTAATGATCTTGTGAGGCGTTCAGGCGCCAACGATTTTGATATGGCAATCGGGAAACTTGGAACAACTTACAAGCGCATGTCTGATGCTCATCCCCATGAATACATGAACTTCAGGCATGCAATTCTTGCAAATCGTAAAGCGATCGCCAATCTACAAGGCAATACCCCCGACAGCCAATTTGCTCGAGTTCTCCTCGATTCAAATATTTCCCTAGGTTTTATTGGACGATCAGCTTATGACACATATGCGAATTCACTTTTCCCAAATGCTAATAAAATTGGCTACGACGATTGGACGAAATGTAAGGAAGCACTTTTTGCAGGAGAGGTGGATGGTATCTACAGAGATGCAACCGAGATCAAGAAAATTGTTTATCAAGAGCCTACCCTATCTCTGGATTTTGTTCCAGTTCTGTTCGAGGATATTGTTGACCAAAAATCAATTTATTTGTCCACTGAAGCGGATATTGATATGGCATCAATCCTCAACTATTATCTTGCCAAGGAAGTAACCATCAAAGATGACACGGAAATCATTGAAGAGTTTCCTGAATTTTACAAACCCAATAAAGAGCTTTCTACTCAATCATCTTAA
- a CDS encoding PAM68 family protein, with translation MGNQRRGLPFEPDRGKAGSTPSAGNAKATQAIPKSVANRMARRVAVFTGLPTLAGMGVFVGSYVLITRDIADIAPGTTLAASGFCFLLGLGGLSYGVLSASWEANDGSLLGLENLRTNLDRMRSSIRAQKQNRSN, from the coding sequence ATGGGCAATCAACGCAGGGGGCTGCCCTTCGAACCAGACAGGGGTAAGGCCGGGTCGACACCATCGGCTGGAAACGCCAAGGCGACACAGGCCATCCCGAAGTCAGTCGCCAACCGCATGGCACGGCGTGTTGCCGTGTTCACCGGGCTTCCAACACTGGCGGGCATGGGAGTGTTTGTGGGCAGTTATGTCCTCATCACCCGTGACATTGCTGACATCGCACCGGGGACAACTCTTGCGGCATCAGGCTTCTGCTTCCTCCTTGGCCTTGGGGGCCTGAGCTACGGAGTTTTGTCGGCCAGTTGGGAAGCCAACGATGGAAGCCTTCTTGGTTTGGAAAATCTTCGAACCAACCTGGATCGAATGCGCAGCTCCATTCGAGCTCAAAAACAAAATCGTTCCAACTAA
- a CDS encoding phosphosulfolactate synthase, whose product MKSLNHIIDASTPYSIFKAYIDSYSEYVGLLKFGWGSLLIDPELKEKKVLLDEHNIESTPGGTLFEYFYQKNDLESFRELLRNLNFKAVELSRGTVSISDNEYFNLISQFSTDFKVFSEVGFKSPELSDQMSPSDWIRSCQLSLDAGAEMVILEARESGTAGIVDQDGMIKTPLLTHLASTLGLDSILFEAPVKSMQAHLINLFGTDVNLGNINLQSILPLQALRRRLRSDTLLTSLMSA is encoded by the coding sequence ATGAAATCACTCAATCATATTATCGATGCATCAACGCCTTATTCAATTTTTAAAGCTTATATAGATTCTTACTCAGAGTATGTCGGTTTGCTTAAGTTTGGTTGGGGAAGTTTGCTGATCGATCCAGAACTTAAGGAAAAAAAGGTTTTATTGGATGAGCATAATATTGAATCGACACCTGGTGGCACTCTGTTTGAATACTTTTACCAGAAAAATGACTTAGAGTCATTTCGTGAGCTTCTCAGGAATTTAAATTTTAAAGCTGTTGAATTAAGCCGCGGCACGGTTTCAATTTCCGATAATGAGTATTTCAACTTGATCTCTCAATTTTCAACTGACTTTAAGGTTTTTAGTGAGGTTGGTTTTAAATCACCAGAACTTTCCGATCAAATGAGTCCATCAGATTGGATTCGTAGTTGTCAGCTGTCGTTGGATGCTGGAGCAGAGATGGTTATCCTTGAAGCTCGAGAATCTGGTACTGCAGGAATTGTTGATCAAGACGGGATGATCAAGACACCACTTTTAACGCATCTCGCCAGCACACTTGGTCTGGATTCAATTTTATTTGAAGCTCCAGTTAAATCGATGCAGGCTCATCTTATTAATCTCTTTGGTACAGACGTGAATCTTGGCAATATAAACCTTCAAAGCATTCTTCCTCTTCAAGCTTTGCGTCGGCGTTTGCGCTCCGATACTTTGCTGACATCTTTAATGTCCGCATGA
- a CDS encoding monovalent cation/H(+) antiporter subunit G, giving the protein MNLQLLSSHLLISIGLILWFWGTTPLLNKSHNLFYKLHMLTVSDTVGSVLIVSGLLVFAPNQWPILFVVTVSFVLWNTIFSYLFAVLANR; this is encoded by the coding sequence ATGAACCTCCAACTTCTCAGTTCTCACCTCTTAATATCAATAGGCTTGATTCTTTGGTTCTGGGGAACAACTCCACTGTTGAACAAATCACATAATTTGTTCTACAAATTACACATGTTAACTGTTTCGGATACTGTTGGATCTGTTTTGATTGTCTCAGGTCTTCTCGTTTTTGCACCCAATCAGTGGCCCATATTGTTTGTAGTGACAGTTTCATTTGTCTTATGGAACACCATTTTTTCGTATCTCTTCGCTGTTCTGGCAAATCGATAG